In one window of Saprospiraceae bacterium DNA:
- a CDS encoding phosphoribosylaminoimidazolesuccinocarboxamide synthase: MNIDLLPENLSLHYTDFQFRNQTRKYTGKVRDVYDLGEQLLVVTTDRISAFDHILPRPIPYKGQVLNQIAAYFLRQVNDIVPTWLIETPDPNVTVGWKCTPVKIEMVVRGYLAGHAWRLYEKGERSICGVNLPGGMVQNQAFENFIITPTTKVSEGHDQDISLADLKAAGLISGDLLDNMCDVALKLFERGTQMAAQRGLILVDTKYEFGLKDNQLYLMDEIHTPDSSRYFEKDAYDELLQKGKPQRQLSKEFVREWLIAHGFQGMEGQLMPEMSDAFVWNTSDRYIELYERITGSDFIKMDPSVKIEERLHNNLKKYL, encoded by the coding sequence ATGAACATAGATTTACTACCCGAAAACCTGAGCCTGCATTATACAGATTTTCAGTTTAGAAATCAAACCAGAAAATATACCGGTAAAGTTCGGGATGTTTACGATCTGGGCGAACAACTGTTAGTCGTTACAACAGATCGCATTTCAGCTTTTGATCACATATTGCCACGGCCAATTCCATATAAAGGTCAGGTGCTTAACCAGATCGCCGCATATTTTTTGAGGCAGGTAAACGATATTGTTCCCACTTGGCTTATAGAAACACCCGATCCAAATGTTACCGTGGGTTGGAAATGCACGCCTGTAAAAATTGAAATGGTCGTCAGAGGCTACCTCGCAGGCCATGCCTGGAGGCTTTACGAAAAGGGTGAACGATCGATCTGTGGTGTGAATTTGCCAGGTGGCATGGTTCAGAATCAGGCTTTTGAAAACTTTATCATAACACCAACAACTAAAGTTTCAGAAGGACATGATCAGGATATTTCTCTTGCGGATTTGAAAGCTGCCGGACTGATCTCCGGCGATCTGCTCGACAACATGTGCGATGTCGCCCTGAAACTTTTTGAGAGGGGCACACAGATGGCAGCACAGCGAGGTTTAATTCTCGTCGATACCAAATACGAATTTGGATTAAAGGATAACCAACTTTACCTCATGGATGAAATCCATACTCCCGATAGTTCGCGTTATTTTGAAAAAGATGCCTACGATGAACTACTTCAAAAAGGAAAGCCTCAACGACAGTTGTCAAAAGAGTTTGTACGCGAGTGGTTGATTGCTCACGGATTTCAGGGAATGGAAGGGCAACTGATGCCCGAAATGTCAGATGCCTTTGTCTGGAACACCTCCGACAGATACATAGAACTGTACGAGCGGATTACCGGTAGCGATTTTATCAAAATGGACCCTTCTGTGAAAATAGAGGAGCGGCTTCATAATAATCTCAAAAAATATTTATAG
- a CDS encoding sigma-70 family RNA polymerase sigma factor, with protein sequence MRQLKITQKITNRESQALEKYLADIAKIDTISPDKEVELAKRIKAGDDEALDELVRANLRFVVSVAKQYVNNGLSLNDLINEGNVGLLKAARRFDETRGFKFITFAVWWIRQSILSAIIENSRMIRLPYNKFHSQKQIVDLYQSFLQQNEREPSPEEISEIFGLKPEDVYLLIQSNNKHVSLDAPVGGDDGELSMLSLLGDESIHAPDLALLKDSIQIELRAGMKHLSPREREVLSRIYGLDGSSVMSYEELAEEMDISVERLRQIRELAVRRLRRYFLKFGIQPGVL encoded by the coding sequence ATGCGTCAACTTAAGATCACTCAAAAAATTACCAACAGGGAAAGTCAGGCACTCGAAAAATACCTCGCTGACATTGCCAAAATCGATACCATAAGTCCTGATAAAGAAGTGGAACTTGCGAAACGAATTAAAGCAGGTGATGACGAGGCTTTGGATGAATTGGTTCGTGCAAACCTTAGATTTGTTGTTTCTGTTGCCAAGCAATACGTCAACAACGGACTCTCCTTAAACGATTTGATCAATGAAGGAAATGTCGGATTGCTTAAGGCAGCAAGGCGTTTTGACGAGACCCGTGGGTTTAAGTTCATCACTTTTGCGGTGTGGTGGATTCGTCAGTCCATACTTTCGGCGATCATCGAAAATTCCAGAATGATCAGGCTGCCCTACAATAAATTTCACTCCCAAAAACAAATTGTTGATCTGTATCAGTCATTTTTACAGCAAAACGAAAGAGAACCCAGCCCTGAAGAAATTTCTGAAATTTTTGGACTCAAACCTGAAGATGTTTACCTGCTGATCCAATCCAATAATAAACATGTTTCGCTGGATGCGCCGGTAGGGGGAGATGATGGTGAACTCAGCATGTTGAGTTTGCTGGGAGATGAGAGCATCCATGCTCCTGATTTGGCCTTGCTCAAAGACTCGATTCAGATAGAGCTGAGAGCAGGGATGAAACATTTGTCCCCCAGAGAACGGGAGGTGCTATCCAGGATCTATGGCCTTGATGGTTCATCCGTTATGTCGTACGAGGAACTGGCTGAAGAAATGGATATTTCGGTTGAGCGCCTCAGGCAGATCAGAGAACTGGCGGTTAGAAGATTGCGGAGGTATTTTCTCAAATTTGGAATTCAGCCTGGAGTGCTGTGA
- the pnp gene encoding polyribonucleotide nucleotidyltransferase — protein MGLKTPFSVSFNLPDGREVILETGKLGTQAHGSAVVKLGKTMLFASVVSNKEAREGQEFFPLSVDYQERFASTGRIPGNFFRREAKLSDYEVLISRLVDRAIRPLFVDNYFCETQIIINLISGDPETLPDALAGLAASTALSCSNINWQGPISEVRVAKINGEFVINPNRTALKEAELDIIVAATEKNLMMVEGEARECDESDLVQAIKVGHEAIKVQCRAQLELAAKLGDAVAIKRALPEADTDEDIQVLLEKHTTARILEISGSALPKSERKDGFDQVFDNFKEMVLAEKGEEYCDENKQKIKTYFDKHKKKLVRKFMLDTNNRLDGRGSKEVRPIWTEIEYLPSAHGSAIFNRGETQSLTSVTLGTKDDEMLIDNAFELYNDKFILHYNFPGFSVGEAKPQRGPGRREVGHANLAARSIRKVMPQEFPYTTRIVSDILESNGSSSMATVCAASLALMDAGVQIKSAVAGIAMGLISEGGKTVILSDILGDEDALGDMDFKVTGTRRGICGTQMDMKIDGLSFELLEEALMQAKEGRLHILDKMAETIEVPNPDLKPHAPRIVEIIIEKSFIGAVIGPGGKIIQEMQAKTGTKINIEEVGDKGVINIFGPNKDGLDEAVKMIEAITFVPQVGDVYDGKVVSIFPFGVFVDFKNKSGLLHVSEMSHSRIDKVEDVFQVGDPVKIKLIGVDPKTGKLRLSRKAIMPKKDAPAERG, from the coding sequence ATGGGTTTAAAAACTCCATTTTCAGTTTCCTTTAACCTTCCCGATGGTCGCGAAGTTATTCTCGAAACGGGCAAATTAGGTACACAAGCCCATGGTTCTGCCGTAGTAAAACTTGGCAAAACCATGCTCTTTGCAAGTGTTGTTTCCAATAAAGAAGCCCGTGAAGGACAGGAATTTTTTCCATTGTCCGTCGACTACCAGGAACGTTTTGCTTCCACTGGTCGTATTCCCGGCAACTTTTTTAGGAGAGAAGCAAAATTATCGGATTACGAAGTATTGATTTCGCGTTTGGTCGATAGGGCGATCCGCCCTTTATTCGTTGATAATTATTTCTGTGAAACACAAATCATCATCAATCTGATTTCTGGGGATCCGGAAACACTTCCCGATGCATTGGCAGGTCTTGCGGCTTCCACAGCGCTGAGCTGCTCAAACATCAATTGGCAGGGTCCGATTTCTGAAGTGAGAGTTGCTAAAATAAACGGAGAATTTGTGATCAACCCCAACAGGACAGCACTCAAAGAAGCGGAACTCGATATCATTGTTGCGGCTACTGAAAAGAATCTGATGATGGTTGAAGGAGAGGCCAGAGAATGCGATGAGTCGGATCTCGTGCAAGCTATAAAAGTGGGTCATGAAGCCATCAAGGTGCAGTGCCGGGCGCAATTGGAACTGGCAGCCAAACTAGGCGATGCAGTAGCCATCAAACGCGCTTTGCCGGAAGCAGATACTGACGAGGATATACAGGTATTGCTTGAAAAACATACTACAGCCCGTATTCTCGAGATATCCGGATCAGCTTTGCCTAAATCCGAAAGAAAAGATGGTTTTGATCAGGTCTTTGATAATTTCAAAGAAATGGTCTTGGCAGAAAAAGGAGAGGAATATTGCGATGAGAATAAGCAAAAGATCAAAACGTATTTTGACAAGCATAAGAAAAAACTGGTTCGCAAATTTATGCTCGACACCAATAACAGATTGGATGGAAGAGGTAGTAAAGAAGTTCGACCCATTTGGACAGAAATTGAATACTTACCTTCTGCACATGGATCTGCAATATTCAACAGAGGCGAAACCCAATCACTTACTTCTGTTACACTAGGTACCAAAGACGATGAAATGCTCATCGACAATGCGTTCGAACTATACAACGATAAGTTTATCCTGCACTACAATTTTCCCGGGTTTTCTGTTGGGGAAGCAAAACCACAGAGAGGTCCCGGACGTCGGGAAGTAGGGCATGCAAACCTGGCAGCTCGTTCGATTCGCAAAGTTATGCCCCAGGAATTTCCTTATACGACGAGAATTGTTTCCGATATTCTGGAATCCAACGGATCCTCATCGATGGCCACAGTTTGCGCTGCTTCATTGGCTTTGATGGATGCAGGAGTACAAATTAAATCTGCAGTGGCAGGTATCGCCATGGGTTTGATATCTGAAGGCGGTAAAACAGTGATCTTATCCGATATACTCGGCGACGAAGATGCATTGGGAGACATGGATTTTAAAGTAACAGGTACGCGTAGAGGAATTTGCGGTACACAAATGGATATGAAAATCGACGGACTATCTTTCGAGCTACTCGAAGAAGCGTTGATGCAGGCAAAAGAAGGAAGGTTGCACATTCTGGATAAAATGGCAGAAACCATTGAAGTTCCAAATCCGGATCTCAAACCTCACGCTCCAAGAATTGTAGAGATCATCATTGAAAAGAGTTTTATCGGAGCAGTGATTGGACCTGGAGGAAAAATCATACAGGAAATGCAAGCCAAGACCGGAACCAAGATCAATATCGAAGAAGTCGGAGATAAAGGAGTCATCAATATTTTTGGTCCTAATAAAGATGGACTTGATGAAGCCGTAAAAATGATCGAGGCCATTACTTTTGTTCCTCAGGTAGGCGATGTTTACGATGGCAAAGTAGTTTCGATTTTCCCCTTCGGTGTTTTTGTCGATTTTAAAAATAAATCCGGGTTGTTGCACGTCAGTGAAATGTCTCACTCCCGTATTGATAAGGTCGAAGATGTATTTCAAGTTGGCGATCCGGTTAAAATAAAATTGATCGGAGTTGATCCCAAAACAGGAAAATTGAGGCTTTCGAGAAAAGCCATCATGCCCAAAAAGGATGCACCCGCTGAAAGGGGATAA
- the rpsO gene encoding 30S ribosomal protein S15 produces the protein MSVLLTKDKKEEIFKKFGGAESNSGNTESQIALFTTRIKLLSDHLQTNRKDHSCRRTLLQLVGKRKQLLNYLHRKDLTRYKAILEQLGLRK, from the coding sequence ATGAGCGTTTTATTGACAAAAGACAAAAAAGAAGAGATTTTCAAAAAGTTTGGTGGCGCTGAATCAAATTCAGGTAACACGGAATCCCAAATAGCCTTGTTTACCACGCGTATTAAATTATTGTCGGACCACCTGCAAACCAACAGAAAAGACCATTCTTGCCGCAGAACCTTGCTTCAATTGGTTGGAAAGCGCAAACAGCTTTTGAATTATTTACACCGCAAAGATCTGACTCGCTATAAGGCAATTTTGGAACAGTTAGGTTTGAGAAAATAA
- the mazG gene encoding nucleoside triphosphate pyrophosphohydrolase, producing MQKEAVSFLRLLEIINDLRERCPWDKKQTIESLRSLTLEESYELSEEILKGNPAGIREELGDLLLHIVFYARIMQETEDFGIYEVTENLCEKLISRHPHVYGEIKLNDEEEVKRNWEKLKLKEGKKGLLEGLPASLPSLVKAFRMQDKARQVGFEWPDKEQVWHKVEEEMREFRIAADSGSQEDKEEEFGDVLFSLVNYARHHGIDPDLALEKVNSKFKSRFEYMETHAGQHLSALSLEQMDQLWEQAKQMERKIKY from the coding sequence ATGCAGAAAGAAGCAGTTTCTTTTTTAAGGTTGCTGGAAATTATAAATGATTTGCGGGAGCGATGCCCGTGGGATAAAAAACAAACCATAGAGAGCCTGAGATCTTTAACCCTGGAAGAATCTTACGAGTTGTCCGAAGAGATACTCAAAGGGAATCCGGCCGGTATCCGGGAAGAATTAGGGGATCTGTTGCTTCACATCGTTTTTTATGCAAGAATCATGCAAGAAACGGAAGATTTTGGAATTTACGAGGTGACCGAAAATCTCTGCGAAAAACTGATTTCAAGGCATCCCCATGTATATGGCGAAATCAAACTCAACGATGAAGAAGAAGTCAAACGGAATTGGGAAAAACTCAAATTGAAAGAAGGGAAAAAAGGATTGCTGGAAGGGCTTCCGGCATCGCTTCCATCTCTGGTGAAAGCCTTCAGGATGCAGGACAAAGCCAGGCAGGTCGGATTTGAATGGCCCGATAAAGAACAGGTCTGGCATAAAGTAGAAGAAGAAATGAGAGAATTCAGGATAGCTGCGGATTCGGGCAGCCAGGAAGACAAAGAAGAAGAGTTTGGCGATGTGCTGTTTTCACTGGTTAATTATGCGAGACATCATGGGATAGATCCCGATCTGGCCTTGGAGAAAGTCAATTCTAAATTCAAATCCCGGTTTGAATACATGGAAACTCATGCCGGGCAACATCTGAGTGCGCTCAGCCTCGAACAAATGGACCAGCTCTGGGAACAGGCGAAACAAATGGAAAGAAAAATAAAGTATTGA
- the ribA gene encoding GTP cyclohydrolase II, with translation MLMNSTVSAFLPTNYGDFQIFSFPGEQDPELPDIALVKGDLDPSNPVLLRIHSECLTGDVFGSQRCDCGQQLQAALHFIGNKGGMLIYLRQEGRGIGLHAKIEAYKKQEGGMDTVQANTELGFKPDERNYESALKMLRFFGIDKVNLLTNNPKKIAALEEGGVCILERIPLVFPSNPFNDKYLKTKREKMGHLIPKTKD, from the coding sequence ATGTTGATGAACTCAACGGTATCTGCATTTTTGCCCACTAATTATGGTGATTTCCAGATTTTTAGCTTTCCTGGAGAGCAGGATCCGGAATTACCCGATATTGCATTGGTGAAAGGGGATTTAGATCCTTCGAATCCCGTTTTACTGAGAATTCATTCAGAATGTCTGACAGGCGACGTCTTTGGTTCACAGCGCTGCGATTGTGGACAGCAACTGCAGGCAGCTCTTCATTTTATTGGAAATAAAGGCGGAATGCTCATTTATCTCAGACAGGAGGGCAGAGGTATCGGTTTGCATGCCAAGATTGAAGCCTATAAAAAACAGGAAGGGGGCATGGATACGGTTCAGGCCAATACTGAATTGGGTTTCAAACCCGACGAGCGCAATTACGAAAGTGCTTTGAAAATGCTTCGGTTTTTCGGAATCGATAAAGTCAATCTTCTTACCAACAACCCGAAAAAAATTGCTGCATTGGAAGAAGGAGGCGTTTGTATTCTCGAAAGAATTCCTTTGGTATTTCCCAGTAATCCATTTAACGACAAGTACCTGAAAACGAAAAGAGAGAAAATGGGTCACCTGATTCCTAAAACTAAAGACTGA
- the smc gene encoding chromosome segregation protein SMC, protein MRLKNLTIKGFKSFADETVIHFNESITGIVGPNGSGKSNIVDAIRWVLGEQKGRELRLEQMSDVIFNGTKRRKEAPMAQVVLNFENTKNLLPTDYQNIEIARLLYRSGDSEYRLNGVTCRLKDITGLFLDTGVGSDSYAIIALNMVEDLLSNKESARRKMFEQAAGISKYKARKRESLNKLKATREDLARIEDLLFEINNNLLELEKQAKRTKRFNELKEKYKSFGLYVQYLTAKSLKQKLEEIESSIQGELIRITEEESAIHLTEAQIEGLKKSHLDQEKHLSDFQKKVNEVLDAIRSLESTIQIAEQKQNMQLHQLEMLDQSIGQTSMKLTELTADLDKLQREIETSKSDFESAGQQLKQAEEVFLAKQEEFNHIKSGVDQFQQEKHRMEAGIFDLEKAQAIYENQIENLNSDTLRCKDEIKSRGDELTLVKLQSEELSGRLQSLETEIQGVQEEETKRINASKQIQLEIESYTEKSVAVNRLKDARSNEYELLKSMIDKMEGFPESIKFLHENWRKDIPILSDLIYTDEKYRAAIELYLENYLNFYVVHTEDDAIKAIRLLFNHSKGKANFFILDKFRNNSAEIKKVAGCTPALSLIEVSDKYTPLFDELLRNVYVLEEEQHLEDINRFPDEISVISLTGSVLKANKMLSGGSVGLFEGKKLGRKKNLEKLELEINKLDEESISLSRNLAELKDSLKAYELQDQSGQLQILRSRQTELLQQSAQSQTRMQHLLDIENELNARIQSNSEKIVEFTDRMKAGLLDVESAKNQLLQLSGNLSSSDDEFNRISLELSEVSNQFNQAKIELLKWENRYNNVLKDGQAKEEQRLEAERYISSEQQKVLELKKSLEELKEQQQTEMAILAEKLEFRKTMDSDLSDLERNYYETRNQISELETKARLHQKNLHELQSQVNSIRDQKAEWRFRLQSAVEKARIEFHAELDNYIPEESEEPADLEQLQDKANYYKTRIDNYGEVNPLALEAYEEMKSRMDKIQIQKEDILKAQDSLLETIQEIESTATAGFMQAFNQVRVHFQAVFRSLFTDDDDCDLILEDELDPLECDIDIIAKPKGKRPKSISQLSGGEKTLTAIALLFSLYLLKPAPFCIFDEVDAPLDDINIEKFNSIIRKFSADSQFILITHNKLTMADVDVLYGVYMEEPGISSVTAVDFRKYKHEIELEEMAN, encoded by the coding sequence ATGAGATTAAAGAACCTGACCATAAAAGGCTTTAAGAGTTTTGCCGATGAAACTGTTATTCATTTCAATGAATCGATCACTGGTATTGTGGGGCCTAATGGTTCGGGTAAATCCAACATTGTCGATGCCATTCGTTGGGTACTCGGCGAGCAGAAAGGAAGAGAGCTCCGTTTGGAGCAAATGTCTGATGTTATTTTCAACGGGACCAAGCGCAGAAAAGAAGCGCCCATGGCCCAGGTGGTGCTCAATTTTGAAAACACTAAAAATCTACTGCCTACCGATTACCAAAATATCGAAATCGCAAGGTTGTTGTACAGAAGCGGCGACAGCGAATACCGGCTTAACGGGGTGACTTGCCGGTTGAAAGACATCACGGGCTTGTTTCTGGATACCGGGGTGGGTTCAGATTCGTATGCGATCATTGCCCTCAACATGGTTGAGGATTTGCTTTCAAACAAGGAGAGTGCCCGCAGAAAAATGTTTGAGCAGGCAGCCGGAATCAGTAAGTATAAAGCGCGCAAGCGGGAATCTCTAAACAAGTTAAAAGCGACCAGAGAAGATCTGGCCAGGATTGAAGACCTGTTATTTGAGATCAATAACAATTTGCTGGAACTCGAAAAACAGGCAAAACGAACCAAAAGGTTTAATGAACTGAAAGAGAAATATAAATCGTTTGGATTGTATGTCCAGTATCTCACGGCAAAAAGCCTTAAGCAGAAATTGGAAGAAATTGAATCTTCCATCCAGGGAGAATTGATCAGAATTACAGAAGAGGAATCTGCCATACATTTGACTGAGGCGCAAATTGAGGGGCTGAAAAAATCGCATTTGGATCAGGAAAAACACTTGTCGGATTTTCAGAAAAAAGTAAACGAAGTCCTGGATGCTATCCGTAGTTTGGAAAGTACCATCCAGATCGCCGAACAAAAACAGAATATGCAGCTGCATCAGTTGGAGATGCTCGATCAGAGTATCGGACAAACGTCGATGAAGCTTACAGAATTAACTGCGGATCTGGATAAACTCCAGAGGGAAATTGAAACCAGCAAATCCGATTTTGAATCGGCCGGCCAACAGTTGAAACAAGCTGAAGAAGTTTTTTTGGCCAAGCAGGAAGAATTCAATCATATTAAATCAGGAGTCGATCAGTTTCAGCAGGAAAAACACAGAATGGAGGCCGGAATTTTCGATTTGGAAAAAGCGCAGGCCATATATGAAAATCAAATCGAAAACCTGAATTCAGATACGCTCCGATGCAAGGATGAAATCAAATCCAGAGGTGATGAACTTACCCTGGTAAAGTTGCAGAGTGAAGAATTGTCGGGTAGACTTCAATCTCTCGAAACGGAAATTCAGGGTGTTCAGGAAGAAGAAACAAAACGCATTAACGCCAGTAAGCAAATACAACTGGAGATTGAATCGTATACCGAGAAATCTGTTGCGGTGAACAGGTTGAAAGATGCCCGAAGCAACGAATACGAATTGCTGAAGAGCATGATCGATAAAATGGAAGGATTTCCGGAATCGATAAAATTTCTTCACGAAAACTGGAGAAAAGATATTCCCATCCTTTCTGATTTGATCTATACGGATGAAAAATACCGTGCAGCGATCGAGCTTTATCTGGAAAACTACCTCAACTTTTATGTAGTACACACGGAAGACGACGCAATCAAAGCCATTCGTTTGTTATTCAACCACTCTAAAGGAAAAGCAAATTTTTTCATCCTCGATAAATTCAGAAACAACTCCGCAGAAATAAAAAAGGTCGCAGGATGTACTCCTGCACTTTCTCTGATTGAAGTTTCAGATAAATATACTCCTTTATTTGACGAGTTGTTGCGCAATGTTTATGTTCTGGAAGAAGAACAACATCTCGAAGACATCAATAGATTTCCGGATGAAATTTCAGTCATCAGTCTGACAGGTTCGGTATTGAAGGCAAACAAGATGTTGAGTGGAGGTTCTGTCGGATTGTTTGAAGGAAAAAAACTGGGTCGAAAAAAGAATCTCGAAAAACTTGAGCTTGAAATCAACAAACTCGATGAAGAATCGATTTCCTTAAGCAGGAATCTCGCAGAACTCAAGGACAGTCTCAAAGCATACGAACTGCAGGACCAGTCGGGTCAGTTGCAAATTCTGCGCAGCAGACAAACAGAACTTCTCCAGCAATCTGCGCAATCACAGACCCGGATGCAGCACCTGCTCGACATTGAGAATGAACTTAATGCCAGAATTCAGAGCAACAGCGAAAAGATCGTCGAGTTTACTGATCGCATGAAAGCCGGTTTGCTGGATGTGGAATCGGCAAAAAATCAATTGTTGCAACTTTCCGGAAATCTATCCAGTTCCGATGATGAATTTAACAGAATATCCCTCGAACTTTCGGAGGTATCAAATCAGTTCAATCAGGCGAAGATCGAATTGCTGAAATGGGAAAACCGTTACAACAATGTTTTGAAAGACGGACAAGCTAAAGAGGAGCAACGTCTGGAAGCTGAGCGGTATATCAGCAGCGAACAACAAAAAGTACTTGAACTAAAAAAATCTCTCGAAGAATTAAAAGAACAGCAGCAGACCGAAATGGCAATTTTGGCAGAGAAATTGGAATTTCGGAAAACGATGGACAGCGATCTTTCGGATCTCGAAAGAAATTATTACGAAACGCGGAATCAAATCTCGGAATTGGAAACCAAAGCGAGATTGCATCAAAAAAATCTGCACGAATTGCAATCGCAGGTCAATTCGATCAGGGATCAAAAGGCGGAATGGAGATTCAGACTTCAATCTGCAGTGGAGAAAGCCCGGATTGAATTTCATGCGGAACTGGACAATTACATTCCCGAAGAAAGCGAAGAGCCTGCAGATCTGGAACAACTGCAAGACAAAGCCAATTACTACAAAACAAGGATCGATAATTACGGTGAAGTGAATCCATTGGCCCTCGAAGCCTACGAAGAAATGAAATCCCGTATGGACAAGATCCAGATCCAGAAGGAAGATATTCTTAAAGCGCAGGACAGCCTATTGGAAACGATTCAGGAAATCGAATCTACAGCCACAGCTGGATTTATGCAGGCATTCAACCAGGTCAGGGTTCATTTTCAGGCGGTGTTCAGAAGTTTATTCACAGACGACGATGATTGCGATCTGATACTCGAAGATGAATTGGATCCTCTGGAATGCGACATCGACATTATCGCCAAGCCTAAAGGCAAAAGACCCAAATCCATATCGCAGTTGTCGGGAGGAGAAAAAACACTCACGGCCATAGCACTGTTGTTTTCTCTTTATCTTTTGAAACCGGCTCCATTTTGTATTTTCGATGAGGTAGATGCACCTTTGGATGACATCAATATTGAGAAATTCAACTCCATCATCCGGAAATTTTCAGCCGACTCGCAGTTCATATTGATTACCCATAACAAACTCACCATGGCCGATGTGGATGTCTTGTATGGAGTATATATGGAGGAACCGGGGATATCTTCTGTCACCGCAGTGGACTTCCGGAAATACAAGCACGAAATCGAATTGGAAGAAATGGCCAACTGA
- a CDS encoding MATE family efflux transporter: MHEFWYNVRNVIKLSLPMMIGSAAQNIIALTDSLFLYYYDVNDFAAAGFISVFYLIVAAIAFGFSKGGQILIARKYGERNYEFVTKYFYAILIYEFILGCIVFLILKFAARPILSVFVQSDIILEKSLLFLDNRIIGLVFAYVGLALVSLYIGIKRPKFILIDTIILCVVNIFLGYALVFGKFGLPEMGIAGAGLASGISEIVAFVVFVVYMILDKELKPFKLFKIPHIEFSWIKTINGISFTILFQSLLAILAWFLFFSFIEKMGERSLAVSNLLRITYLVLAIPCWGYSTAINTLVSSTIGKGKNKRVLKLVEHSALIAFVTTAVISIPFLLFPTVFLSPLLGHHETGLIEESIPYFRILLCILLVYSVTTMYFNGVSGAGETFKGLQIQIIGSVVYLMAAFLAIKYSDNGLALAWASEILYWLIQGVLSYRVLVSGNWNFLKL; encoded by the coding sequence TTGCACGAGTTTTGGTACAATGTTAGAAATGTTATAAAGCTTTCGCTTCCCATGATGATCGGAAGCGCAGCTCAAAATATCATTGCCCTTACCGACAGCCTTTTCCTTTACTATTACGATGTCAATGATTTTGCGGCTGCAGGCTTTATCTCTGTGTTTTATCTCATTGTCGCAGCCATTGCTTTTGGATTCAGCAAAGGAGGGCAGATCCTGATTGCGCGAAAATACGGAGAGCGCAACTACGAATTCGTGACCAAGTACTTTTATGCCATCCTGATTTATGAGTTTATTCTTGGATGCATCGTCTTCCTCATCCTCAAATTCGCGGCCAGGCCTATTCTGTCGGTTTTCGTACAGTCTGACATCATTTTAGAAAAATCCCTTTTATTTCTCGACAACAGGATTATCGGATTGGTTTTTGCCTACGTCGGGCTTGCCCTGGTTTCTTTGTACATCGGAATCAAACGACCAAAATTCATTTTAATCGATACCATCATTCTTTGTGTAGTAAACATCTTTTTAGGGTATGCACTGGTGTTTGGCAAATTCGGTTTACCGGAAATGGGAATCGCAGGAGCAGGGCTCGCCAGCGGGATCTCAGAGATCGTTGCATTTGTTGTTTTTGTGGTTTACATGATCCTCGATAAGGAGCTCAAACCCTTTAAATTATTTAAAATTCCTCATATTGAATTTTCATGGATCAAAACGATCAATGGAATTTCATTTACGATACTTTTTCAGTCTTTGCTGGCCATACTTGCCTGGTTTTTGTTTTTTTCTTTCATCGAAAAAATGGGAGAGCGATCCCTGGCCGTCTCTAATCTATTGCGGATCACCTACCTTGTCCTGGCCATTCCCTGCTGGGGTTATTCTACAGCCATCAATACCCTGGTGAGCAGCACCATAGGAAAGGGAAAAAACAAAAGAGTCCTGAAGCTGGTAGAGCATTCTGCATTGATTGCATTTGTGACTACAGCAGTAATTTCTATTCCGTTTCTACTCTTCCCAACGGTTTTTCTATCTCCGCTGTTGGGACATCACGAAACGGGTCTGATCGAAGAAAGTATTCCCTATTTCAGGATCCTGCTTTGCATTTTGCTGGTGTATTCCGTGACCACCATGTATTTCAATGGAGTAAGCGGTGCAGGAGAGACCTTTAAAGGACTGCAAATCCAGATTATCGGAAGTGTGGTTTATCTGATGGCTGCTTTTTTAGCCATAAAATATTCAGATAACGGACTTGCTCTGGCCTGGGCTTCCGAAATTCTCTACTGGTTGATCCAGGGTGTGCTGTCCTACCGGGTCCTCGTTTCGGGAAACTGGAACTTTCTCAAGCTTTAG